A stretch of DNA from Granulicella pectinivorans:
CCGCAAGCGCATGGTCCATCCCCGCATCGTCATCGGTGTGCCGTCCGAGATCACGCAGGTGGAAAAGCGCGCCGTCATGGACTCGGCCTACCGCGCCAAAGCTTCTGAAGTGCATCTCGTCGAACAGGCCATGGTCGCCGCCATCGGCGCCGGCCTGCCCATCACCGAACCCGGCGGCAACATGGTCGTCGACATCGGCGGCGGAACCACCGATATCGCCGTCATCTCGCTGGCCGGCATCGTCTACTCCCGCTCGGTCCGCATGGCCGGCAACCAGATGGACGAGGCGGTCGTCACCTACCTGAAGCGCAAGTACAACCTCCTCATCGGCGAGCGCACCGCCGAGCAGATCAAGATGCAGCTCGGCTCCGCCTACCCGCTCGACCGGCCCATCACCATGGAGATCAAGGGCCGCAACCTCATCGAGGGCGTGCCGAAGACCATCACCATCGAAGACTCCGAGATCCGCGAGGCCCTCGGAGAGTGCATCGCGACGATCATCAACGCCATCCGCGTAGCCCTCGAGCGCACCCCGCCCGAGCTCTCCGCCGACATCTCCGACCGTGGCATCGTCCTCACCGGCGGCGGCGCCCTCATCAAGAACCTCGACAAGCGCATCCGCGAAGAAACAGGCCTGCCCGTCTCCATCGCCGACGACCCCCTCGCCTCGGTCGTTCTCGGAACCGGCAAGATGCTCTCCGACTTCAAGCTCCTCCGCAAAATTTCGATCGACTAAATAAAAACTGCTCAACAAAAATCAAGTCCCGCGCGCCCCATCCTTTCTCAGTCTCATCGAGAAAGGGTGGGGTTCCGAGCGTAGCGAGACCGTCTCCTTCACCGCCCCCAACCCACACGTAAACAAAGACCGTGCCCACCTTCGCGACAGTTGTATCGTCGCTCAGGTGGGCGAAGCGCCCCAGCTACTCCCGTCCCCGCTCCACCTGAGCGATACTGTCGGAAGCAGGCTCCCCATGACCAGAATCCGCCAAGCCATCCTCACCCTCGTCTTCTGCACGGCCGCCGCGCAGGCCCAACCCAAGGGCCACCGCCCCGCCGACGCATCCCTCACCCAGGCCATCCACAAAGCCCTCCCCGCCGGAGCGACCGAGGTCCAAAAGCCTCTTGTTCTTCACCTGCCCGCCGTGGGCAAGGTGAATGTGGTGACGTACCGAAACTCCGCCGAAGATCATAACTTCCATGGATTTGTACTGATCCCCGGTGCCCACGGTTTCGTCTCCAAGACGTTGCCAGATCCTGAAGCACCCCCGCCGGTGGTAGGCAACCAGCCTCAAAAAGAAGAGATTGTGACGTCTGTGTTCGGTGCAACAGCTCGCAACTCGGAACTCGTGCGTCCCGACAAGCTCCTGATTGTTCTTTATTACACCCGCTCCGAAGGGAAACCAGGCTCTCAGGCTCACGGCAGAGTCTACGAGTACGATGGTGGAGTCTTTTTTATCGACATCAACCGCACCGAATTGCTCGAAGGCGTCCGCACCGCCGCCGTAGCCCGCCTCAAACTTGCCGAATAGACTTAATCCCGCAGCTTCGCCGTCTTCCAGTCAAACACCACGCTCAGCATCCGCAGCACAAAACCGCCCACCACCCCCGCGGTCACGCACGCCAGATCCGGCATCCCCAGCCTCTTCATCCCCAGATAGACCAGCGCCGCCCAGAATGCCGCGATCGCATAGAAGTTTCCCCGCTCAAACACCCGCGGTGTCATCCCGCTCAGCACATCTCGCAGCGATCCACCCCCAACCGCTGTCGTAATCCCCAGCATCACCGCCGGCAGCCAATTCAGCCCGAACGAGTCCGCCCGGCTCGTCCCCGCCACGGCAAACAGCCCCAGCGAAGCCGCATCGATCCAGAGCATCCACCGCTGTGCCCGGTCCCCGATCGCCTCACCCAGCCAAAGCGCCAGCACCGCCCCACCCAGCGCCGTGTATAGATAGTTCACGTTCATCAGCGAGAGCGGTGTTCCATGCTGCAGCAGCACATCGCGCGCAATCCCGCCGCCCAGCCCCGAAGCCAGCGCAAGCCCAAGCGCCCCCACAATATCGTACGTATGTTTCCTGTGCTGCCTCGCCGCCAGCGCCCCGCCCGCGCTCGCCACTGCGACACCCAGAAAGTCGAGCACCGAAAACAACGTCTGCGGAT
This window harbors:
- a CDS encoding rod shape-determining protein gives rise to the protein MAFNSSRIHNMRSLFSLFSSDLAIDLGTANTLVYAAGKGIIVNEPSIIAVNTVTNEVEAVGKEAKEMLGRTPGNIVAIKPMKDGVIADFRHTEKMLNYFIMKAHNNRKRMVHPRIVIGVPSEITQVEKRAVMDSAYRAKASEVHLVEQAMVAAIGAGLPITEPGGNMVVDIGGGTTDIAVISLAGIVYSRSVRMAGNQMDEAVVTYLKRKYNLLIGERTAEQIKMQLGSAYPLDRPITMEIKGRNLIEGVPKTITIEDSEIREALGECIATIINAIRVALERTPPELSADISDRGIVLTGGGALIKNLDKRIREETGLPVSIADDPLASVVLGTGKMLSDFKLLRKISID
- a CDS encoding trimeric intracellular cation channel family protein, producing the protein MALPVAPIHPQTLFSVLDFLGVAVASAGGALAARQHRKHTYDIVGALGLALASGLGGGIARDVLLQHGTPLSLMNVNYLYTALGGAVLALWLGEAIGDRAQRWMLWIDAASLGLFAVAGTSRADSFGLNWLPAVMLGITTAVGGGSLRDVLSGMTPRVFERGNFYAIAAFWAALVYLGMKRLGMPDLACVTAGVVGGFVLRMLSVVFDWKTAKLRD